A window of Fusobacterium sp. genomic DNA:
AAAACAACAGTAAAAATTCCTTCTCTTGGCATAATACAATCACCTACAGTATGAAATATTGCACAATGTGAATGACATTCTTTTCCTATTTGAGTGACTTCAAGTAGAATTTCCTTATTAATTTTTAATTTTGTTCCAATAGGAAGTTTTGCTAAATCAATTCCTTCAACTATAAGATTTTCTCCAAAATCTCCTTGATCAACATTTCCACCTCTTTTTATAAAGTCAGATATTTTTTCATTTGAGAGTAGACTGACTTGTCTATGCCAGTTACCAGCATGAGCATCGTTTTTAAGTCCATGATTTTCTATTAATATTCCTTCTTTTATATTTATCTTTTGAGTTCCTTTTTTTTCACTTATACAAACAGCTAAAATTTTTCCCATTTAAAAATTTATCCTCCTATTTGATTCATACTTCTTTTATCTATATTATTTTCTTTAATATT
This region includes:
- a CDS encoding MOSC domain-containing protein, with the protein product MGKILAVCISEKKGTQKINIKEGILIENHGLKNDAHAGNWHRQVSLLSNEKISDFIKRGGNVDQGDFGENLIVEGIDLAKLPIGTKLKINKEILLEVTQIGKECHSHCAIFHTVGDCIMPREGIFTVVLKGGTVKIGDEISIVK